The following coding sequences are from one Bradyrhizobium sp. 200 window:
- a CDS encoding pirin family protein, producing the protein MIELIIEERRRNLGGSFEVGRVLPFAKRRMVGPFIFFDHIGPMDIPAGIDRSTDVRAHPHIGLSTVTYLFSGEIMHRDSLGYEQAIRPQEVNWMVAGQGIAHSERFEHARTHGDRLHGIQAWVALPTGMEEVAPSFNHYSGSALPQWDDKGVVGQLIAGSAYGLTAAAQTHSPLFCAHLAMEPDATAEIPDGHKERAFYKERAFYIAAGAVEMDSVQYEAGKMLVLDPTASRVKALKQSTLMVLGGEPVGERLLYWNFVSSSRERLVQAAEDWKAGKMKLPDADDKEFIPLPDGPIPGASLKAPSKLTV; encoded by the coding sequence ATGATTGAATTGATTATTGAAGAGCGGCGTCGCAACCTCGGCGGCAGCTTTGAAGTCGGCCGCGTTCTGCCCTTTGCAAAACGACGCATGGTCGGCCCCTTCATCTTCTTCGATCACATTGGCCCAATGGATATTCCGGCGGGTATTGATCGCAGCACAGACGTGCGGGCTCATCCACATATCGGTCTTTCGACGGTGACTTATTTGTTTTCCGGCGAAATTATGCACCGGGACAGTCTTGGCTATGAGCAAGCGATCCGCCCGCAAGAGGTAAACTGGATGGTTGCTGGCCAAGGCATCGCGCATAGCGAACGCTTCGAGCATGCGCGGACACATGGTGACCGGCTTCACGGCATACAGGCATGGGTGGCGTTGCCAACAGGGATGGAAGAAGTTGCTCCATCCTTCAACCACTATTCTGGAAGCGCGCTGCCTCAGTGGGATGACAAAGGAGTTGTCGGCCAGCTCATTGCTGGCAGCGCATACGGCCTGACGGCTGCTGCACAGACGCATTCGCCGTTATTCTGCGCGCATCTTGCGATGGAGCCCGATGCAACCGCAGAAATTCCGGACGGTCACAAGGAGCGTGCGTTCTATAAGGAGCGTGCGTTCTATATAGCGGCAGGCGCGGTGGAAATGGATAGCGTCCAATACGAGGCGGGAAAAATGCTCGTACTCGATCCGACTGCTTCGCGCGTCAAGGCGTTGAAGCAATCCACACTCATGGTTCTCGGCGGCGAACCGGTTGGCGAGCGGCTTCTCTACTGGAACTTTGTATCCTCGTCGCGCGAGCGGCTGGTGCAAGCGGCGGAGGACTGGAAAGCCGGAAAGATGAAGCTTCCGGATGCGGACGATAAAGAGTTCATTCCGCTTCCTGACGGCCCGATACCCGGTGCCTCGCTGAAAGCACCCTCCAAACTTACGGTATGA
- a CDS encoding catalase translates to MPKFPRGHTTPASVVDALKALAGNPPKTRARFAGGRCVRGTYAPSDRAQEITKSQSFTRPSRVLARFSLGGSPDAANVGNSVLRGFSFRLGSDDDRSDILTQNAPMHFARTLDQMLAFLKARIPGADGKPDAKKLRAFSAANPETLHQASYLAGRPPPESFAGTTYWGVHAFPATNSKGETRFIKFKIAPVGGDVALSGDEARAPSADLLNHDLEQRIAAGDVRFSVMALLGRAGDPTMDVTVRWPDEDRREAVRLGTIVITGIEAERMCEVSAFNPANLAEGIGYPPDDIFAARRVAYAISQAQGR, encoded by the coding sequence CTGCCCAAGTTCCCACGCGGCCACACCACGCCCGCATCCGTCGTCGACGCCCTGAAGGCGTTAGCCGGCAATCCGCCGAAGACGCGCGCGCGATTTGCCGGAGGCCGCTGCGTGCGAGGTACTTATGCGCCGTCGGACCGGGCGCAGGAGATCACCAAATCCCAGAGCTTCACCCGGCCGTCGCGCGTGCTGGCACGCTTCTCGCTGGGCGGCAGTCCCGACGCGGCCAACGTCGGCAATTCCGTGCTGCGCGGCTTCAGCTTCCGGCTCGGCAGCGATGATGATCGCTCGGACATTCTCACGCAGAACGCGCCGATGCATTTTGCCAGAACGCTCGACCAGATGCTTGCCTTCCTCAAGGCTCGCATTCCCGGAGCGGACGGCAAGCCAGATGCGAAGAAGCTCAGGGCATTCTCCGCCGCCAATCCCGAGACGCTGCATCAGGCAAGCTATCTTGCCGGGCGACCGCCGCCCGAGAGCTTTGCCGGCACGACCTATTGGGGCGTGCACGCCTTTCCCGCCACGAATTCGAAAGGCGAGACGCGCTTTATCAAATTCAAGATCGCGCCGGTCGGTGGAGATGTCGCGCTGTCCGGGGACGAGGCCAGGGCGCCATCTGCCGACCTGCTGAACCACGACCTCGAACAGCGGATCGCGGCAGGCGATGTCCGGTTCAGCGTGATGGCGCTGCTCGGCCGTGCTGGCGATCCCACCATGGACGTCACCGTGCGATGGCCGGATGAGGACCGTCGCGAAGCGGTGCGGCTCGGAACGATTGTCATCACCGGCATTGAAGCGGAGCGCATGTGCGAGGTGTCCGCCTTCAATCCAGCGAATCTCGCCGAGGGCATCGGTTACCCGCCCGACGACATCTTTGCGGCGCGCCGCGTCGCCTACGCCATCTCACAGGCGCAGGGCCGCTAA
- a CDS encoding monovalent cation:proton antiporter-2 (CPA2) family protein, giving the protein MAEANLGATIGPAVVLMGAAVVAVPLFRRLGLGSVLGYFAAGLLVGPSAMSVFSNPNAILHFSELGVVMFLFVIGLELRPQKLWTMRGQIFGLGLVQVFAAVAALTLTGWLIFDLPGPAAFIAGAGFVLSSTAVIMSLLQERGELSGAEGQKSVAILLFEDLMIVPLLAVVAFLSPVTHGAQKWTDIALALAALLLLLAVSRWALNPFFALLAKARAREVMTSGALLVVCGAALLMDAVGLSMAMGTFLAGVMLSSSSYRHQIESDVEPFRGLLMGLFFMAVGMSLDLSTVAAEWRLLLCLLPAFIIAKGIVVYAVARLFGTDNTHAIHRTSMFLQGGEFAFVLYTAAASGGVINARENALFGTVVILSMALTPLLILVVDGLLRGKVSMEDVEAARDLKGRVLLIGFGRFGQIASQVLLSKGVELSVIDRDPDRIRDADRYGFKVFFGDGTRLDTLRSSGASEADAIMICIGAPKETMQIVELAQHSFPQAKFLVRSYDRVHSVDLVRAGVDYQIRETVESAYSMGAQGLRELGFAEVDVTEAADDIRQRDVERLSEQVQGDAMSGTNKLHLRPVPEPLTHRPTRYPAGGVIKQI; this is encoded by the coding sequence ATGGCTGAGGCAAATCTCGGCGCGACGATCGGACCTGCCGTCGTCCTGATGGGCGCGGCTGTCGTTGCGGTCCCGCTATTCCGGCGGCTCGGGCTTGGTTCGGTTCTTGGCTATTTCGCCGCTGGGCTCTTAGTCGGCCCGTCTGCGATGAGCGTATTCAGCAATCCCAACGCCATCTTGCATTTCTCAGAACTTGGGGTGGTCATGTTCCTGTTCGTGATCGGACTGGAGTTGCGGCCGCAGAAGCTATGGACGATGCGCGGCCAGATATTTGGTCTGGGATTGGTTCAAGTCTTCGCGGCGGTTGCGGCGCTCACGCTGACGGGCTGGCTGATCTTCGATCTTCCGGGTCCTGCTGCCTTTATTGCTGGAGCTGGCTTCGTTCTTTCTTCAACCGCCGTAATCATGTCCCTGTTGCAGGAGCGCGGCGAGTTGTCGGGCGCCGAGGGCCAGAAGTCTGTCGCCATCCTGCTTTTTGAAGATTTGATGATCGTACCGCTTCTGGCGGTCGTCGCGTTTCTATCGCCAGTAACGCACGGCGCACAGAAATGGACCGATATCGCGCTCGCGCTTGCCGCCTTGCTCTTGCTGTTGGCGGTGTCGCGCTGGGCGCTCAATCCGTTCTTTGCGCTCTTGGCAAAAGCGCGGGCCCGCGAAGTGATGACGTCGGGGGCATTGCTCGTTGTTTGCGGCGCGGCGTTGCTAATGGACGCCGTCGGTCTCTCCATGGCGATGGGGACCTTTCTCGCCGGGGTGATGCTTTCGAGTTCAAGCTACCGCCACCAGATCGAGAGCGACGTTGAGCCGTTTCGCGGCCTGCTGATGGGCTTGTTCTTCATGGCTGTCGGCATGTCGCTCGACCTGTCCACCGTCGCAGCAGAATGGCGGCTTCTGCTATGCTTGCTGCCCGCCTTCATCATCGCCAAGGGTATCGTGGTGTATGCCGTCGCACGCCTGTTCGGCACAGATAACACACACGCCATTCACCGGACCTCGATGTTCCTGCAAGGCGGCGAGTTTGCCTTCGTGCTCTATACGGCTGCTGCATCCGGGGGCGTGATCAATGCCCGCGAAAACGCGTTATTCGGCACGGTCGTCATCCTGTCCATGGCTTTGACCCCGCTGCTGATCCTTGTGGTCGATGGTTTGCTGCGCGGTAAGGTATCGATGGAGGACGTCGAAGCGGCCCGAGACCTGAAAGGCCGCGTGCTTCTCATTGGTTTCGGGCGCTTCGGTCAAATTGCTTCCCAGGTGTTGTTGTCGAAAGGCGTCGAGCTTTCAGTGATTGATCGCGATCCCGACCGCATTCGCGATGCCGATCGATACGGGTTCAAGGTATTCTTCGGTGACGGCACCAGGCTCGACACGCTACGCTCGTCTGGCGCAAGTGAGGCCGACGCAATCATGATTTGCATCGGCGCGCCGAAGGAGACGATGCAGATCGTCGAGCTGGCGCAACACTCGTTCCCGCAAGCGAAGTTCCTTGTAAGAAGTTACGATCGCGTACACTCCGTGGACCTAGTTCGGGCCGGTGTCGATTATCAAATCCGCGAGACGGTGGAGTCGGCGTATTCAATGGGAGCGCAGGGTCTGCGGGAACTGGGCTTTGCGGAAGTCGATGTCACGGAGGCCGCCGACGATATTCGTCAGCGTGACGTCGAGCGCTTGTCGGAACAGGTGCAAGGCGACGCCATGTCGGGGACCAACAAGCTGCACTTACGACCTGTTCCAGAGCCGTTGACGCATCGCCCAACGCGTTACCCCGCGGGGGGCGTTATCAAGCAGATCTAA
- a CDS encoding AraC family transcriptional regulator encodes MPQAAAFGQRLGQFLHLKDAPPSLMTRSLRSVELAVTETRDANPVPGLSGSLTLEDAFLVSLKLHDYPDCELWERGKCIMKADVRAGTTYLYDLKHDPRYVIDKPFHSLFFYVPRSALDSIADQSRAPRVDQLDCRLGVGHDDAVVRHIGASLQEGLRRPDETNQLFVDHMMLALTAHVAQTYGGMRRITETNRGGLAPWQVKRACEKLESDLSGKFTLEQIAAEFDLSVSHFARAFRTSTGLPPHQWLLQQRVKAAKQLMTVRDLPLSEIAISAGFANQSHFTRVFSSVVGVSPGVWRRETHGVAESDT; translated from the coding sequence ATGCCACAGGCTGCCGCCTTCGGACAAAGGCTCGGGCAATTCCTGCACCTGAAGGATGCACCGCCCTCGCTGATGACGCGCTCGCTGCGCAGCGTCGAGCTCGCCGTCACCGAAACGCGAGATGCCAACCCCGTGCCCGGTCTTTCCGGCTCGCTGACGCTGGAGGATGCCTTTCTCGTCAGCCTGAAGCTGCACGATTATCCGGACTGCGAGCTGTGGGAGCGTGGCAAGTGTATCATGAAGGCGGACGTCCGCGCCGGCACAACTTATCTGTACGATCTCAAGCACGATCCGCGCTATGTGATCGACAAGCCGTTTCACTCGCTGTTTTTCTATGTCCCGCGCTCGGCGCTCGACAGCATCGCCGATCAGTCCCGCGCGCCGCGCGTCGATCAACTCGACTGCCGGCTTGGCGTGGGTCATGACGATGCGGTGGTCCGTCATATCGGCGCATCGCTGCAGGAAGGGCTGCGCCGCCCGGACGAGACCAACCAGCTTTTTGTCGATCACATGATGCTCGCGCTCACCGCGCACGTCGCCCAGACCTATGGCGGAATGCGGCGCATCACTGAGACGAACCGTGGCGGGCTCGCGCCGTGGCAGGTCAAGCGCGCCTGCGAAAAGCTCGAGTCCGATCTCAGCGGAAAATTCACGCTGGAGCAGATCGCGGCCGAGTTTGATCTGTCGGTCAGCCATTTTGCGCGGGCGTTTCGAACTTCCACCGGGCTGCCGCCGCACCAGTGGCTGCTCCAGCAGCGCGTCAAGGCGGCCAAGCAGCTGATGACCGTCCGCGACCTGCCGCTGTCGGAGATTGCGATATCGGCCGGCTTTGCCAACCAAAGCCATTTTACGCGGGTGTTTTCCTCCGTGGTCGGCGTCAGCCCGGGCGTATGGCGCCGCGAGACGCACGGCGTCGCCGAAAGCGACACGTAG